The Clupea harengus chromosome 6, Ch_v2.0.2, whole genome shotgun sequence genome contains a region encoding:
- the slc34a1a gene encoding sodium-dependent phosphate transport protein 2A: MGSTLDLISNCEQNYKPSSTSSSELTDEKNLPKQKGMPGVKIFFRMFREHHVTKSLSIQIQMQLILPSVHLAVLPCLIALLGGSSSESSRGRLQRARSTLQGLLKIPQLLILLFMFVCSLDVLSSSFQLAGGKVAGDIFQDNAILSNPVAGLVVGILVTVLVQSSSTSTSIIVSLVSSGLLKVRAAVPIIMGSNVGTSVTNTIVALMQAGERNEFKRAFAGATIHDCFNWLSVLVLLPLEVATGLISTLAELTVRNLNIQGGKEAPELLKVITEPVTKLIIQLDKSVITGIAIGDQSMRNRSLVKVWCKTVTTVTTNSSDVTIVTPSNCSSAVGCLQESNVTLTTENLTSIVNVEKCWHVFVDTHLSDLAVGLILLAGSLAVLCSCLVLLVKVLNSTLKGQVAKVIQVVINTDPPYPFGWLTGYLAMFVGAGMTFIVQSSSVFTSAMTPLIGLGVISLERAYPLTLGSNIGTTTTAMLAAMASPGDKLPAACQIALCHLFFNVFGILLWYPVPQTRLPIRMATTLGERTAKYRWFAVLYLMVFFLLMPSLVFGLSLAGWRVMVGVGAPFAGVMLFIFLVNLLQSHSPGRLPKLLQSWDFLPHWMHSLKPLDRAITKATVCCGPARADPEAVVTVTPDPTSAVEHRSAFDNPALSYLEEVPSHPRVFKLRGLERCNSTPL, from the exons ATGGGTTCCACCCTGGACCTGATCAGTAACTGTGAACAGAACTACAAACCCTCAAGCACCAGTTCATCAGAACTTACAGACGAGAAGAACCTTCCTAAGCAGAAAGGAATGCCAGGTGTGAAAATCTTTTTTAGAATGTTTAGGGAACATCATGTCACGAAAAGCCTTTCTATTCAAAT ACAAATGCAG TTGATTCTGCCTTCTGTTCATCTCGCTGTCTTGCCCTGCCTGATTGCTCTCCTGGGGGGGTCCTCATCAGAGTCCAGCCGAGGCAGACTACAGCGGGCGCGCTCGACTCTCCAGGGCCTTCTGAAGATCCCACAgcttctcatcctcctcttcatgtTCGTCTGCTCCCTAGATGTCCTGAGCTCATCCTTCCAACTCGCCGGGG GTAAGGTGGCGGGGGACATCTTCCAGGACAACGCCATCCTCTCTAACCCAGTGGCGGGCCTGGTGGTGGGGATCCTGGTGACGGTGCTCGTCCAGAGCTCCAGCACCTCCACTTCAATCATCGTCAGCCTGGTGTCCTCCGGAT TGCTCAAGGTGAGGGCAGCTGTTCCCATAATAATGGGCTCCAATGTTGGCACGTCTGTCACCAACACCATAGTGGCTCTGATGCAGgctggagagagaaatgaattTAAGAG GGCTTTTGCAGGGGCCACCATACACGACTGCTTTAACTGGCTGTCTGTTCTGGTTCTGTTGCCCCTGGAGGTGGCAACAGGGCTGATAAGTACCCTGGCCGAGCTCACCGTGCGCAACCTCAACATCCAGGGCGGAAAGGAAGCCCCTGAGCTGCTGAAAGTCATCACTGAGCCCGTTACTAAACTCATCATTCAG CTGGATAAATCTGTGATCACGGGCATCGCTATAGGAGACCAGAGCATGAGGAACCGGAGTCTTGTGAAAGTTTGGTGCAAGACAGTCACCACTGTCACCACT AACTCCTCAGATGTCACCATAGTCACTCCCAGCAACTGTTCCTCTGCTGTTGGCTGTTTACAAGAAAGCAATGTCACCTTGACAACAGAGAATCTGACCTCCATTGTCAACGTTGAAAAAT GCTGGCACGTGTTCGTGGACACCCATCTGTCAGACCTGGCCGTGGGGTTGATCCTGCTGGCCGGCTCCCTGGCTGTGCTCTGCTCCTGCCTGGTGCTCCTCGTCAAGGTCCTCAACTCCACCCTCAAGGGTCAGGTGGCAAAGGTCATCCAGGTTGTCATAAATACAG ACCCACCATACCCTTTTGGCTGGCTGACCGGTTACCTAGCCATGTTTGTTGGAGCCGGCATGACGTTCATTGTGCAGAGCAGTTCTGTGTTCACCTCTGCTATGACCCCACTCATAG GACTTGGAGTAATAAGTTTGGAGAGAGCCTACCCTCTCACGCTGGGCTCCAATATTGGGACTACCACCACAGCCATGCTGGCAGCCATGGCCAGCCCAGGGGATAAGCTGCCGGCGGCATGCCAG ATCGCACTGTGCCACTTGTTCTTCAATGTTTTCGGGATTCTGCTGTGGTACCCGGTGCCTCAGACGCGACTCCCCATCCGCATGGCAACCACACTGGGTGAGAGAACAGCCAAGTACCGCTGGTTCGCCGTCCTCTACCTGATGGTGTTCTTCCTGCTCATGCCCTCGCTGGTCTTCGGCCTGTCGTTGGCGGGCTGGCGGGTGATGGTGGGTGTGGGGGCACCCTTCGCCGGGGTCATGCTCTTCATCTTCCTGGTGAACCTGCTCCAGTCCCACAGCCCCGGCCGGCTCCCTAAACTCCTGCAGAGCTGGGACTTCCTGCCCCACTGGATGCACTCCCTCAAGCCTCTCGACCGCGCCATCACCAAGGCGACTGTGTGCTGTGGCCCAGCCAGGGCAGACCCGGAGGCAGTCGTCACGGTGACACCAGACCCTACATCAGCAGTGGAACATCGAAGCGCCTTTGACAATCCCGCATTATCATATTTGGAGGAGGTCCCCTCGCATCCGCGTGTGTTTAAACTGCGAGGTCTGGAGAGGTGCAACAGCACCCCTCTCTAG